A genome region from Synchiropus splendidus isolate RoL2022-P1 chromosome 5, RoL_Sspl_1.0, whole genome shotgun sequence includes the following:
- the LOC128759389 gene encoding homeodomain-interacting protein kinase 4-like isoform X1 yields MSIPDRILTPVLEELPDYKMMGCMGEGSFGYVVQCKNLKTKEIVAVKISKDTSSPDDVKESGELITLQKLRRLDPDRACLIKYHDYHHVCGRVVIVFEKLDITIYDYMKKRGWAPMPICDLKNIMKDIATACKALKEVGVIHTDMKLDNVMLVDQRKRPLRTKLIDFGESVKTKQVCTGTIVQALPYRAPEVILGLRYTEAIDIWSLGMITAHLFIGFALCPGTNEYETMRCIIKLLGKPPKKMLDEGIYTRLYFYKCPGVNTSKKIWTFKTPEQYEKENRVKPKDRRKRILSSLDEIKSLPLHNKRSHSSEEISACVELMKKMLQIDPKNRISVYAVLLHPFLTDDLSLMSESEL; encoded by the exons atgtCAATTCCAGACAGGATTCTGACCCCAGTGCTTGAAGAACTGCCAGACTACAAAATGATGGGCTGCATGGGGGAAGGCAGCTTTGGGTATGTTGTGCAATGTAAGAACCTTAAAACCAAAGAGATAGTAGCTGTGAAGATTTCAAAAGACACATCAAGTCCAGATGATGTGAAGGAGAGTGGAGAG TTGATCACGCTGCAAAAGCTGCGTCGGTTGGATCCTGACAGAGCTTGCCTCATCAAATACCACGACTACCACCACGTTTGTGGACGTGTGGTCATCGTCTTTGAGAAGCTGGACATCACCATCTATGACTACATGAAGAAGAGGGGCTGGGCTCCAATGCCCATTTGTGATTTAAAGAATATCATGAAAGAT ATTGCCACGGCATGTAAGGCGCTGAAGGAAGTTGGCGTGATTCACACAGACATGAAGCTGGACAATGTGATGCTGGTGGACCAGAGGAAAAGACCACTGAGGACGAAGCTGATCGACTTTGGAGaatcagtgaaaacaaaacaagtctgTACTGGGACCATCGTCCAGGCTTTGCCTTACAG GGCTCCAGAAGTTATTTTGGGCCTCAGATATACTGAGGCGATTGACATTTGGTCTCTGGGCATGATCACCGCTCATCTGTTTATAGGATTTGCTCTCTGTCCGGGGACAAATGAATATGAAACC ATGCGTTGCATAATTAAACTTTTGGGGAAACCTCCCAAAAAAATGTTGGATGAAGGGATCTACACCAGGCTGTACTTCTACAAATGCCCTGGAGTAAACACTTCCAAGAAAATCTGGACTTTCAAG ACACCAGAGCAGTACGAGAAGGAAAACCGCGTGAAACCCAAAGACAGACGGAAGCGCATTTTGTCATCGTTGGATGAGATCAagtct TTGCCTTTGCACAATAAAAGGAGCCATAGCTCTGAGGAGATCAGCGCTTGCGTGGAGCTGATGAAAAAAATGCTTCAGATCGATCCCAAGAACAGAATTTCAGTGTATGCcgtcctccttcatccattTTTAACAGATGACCTAAGCTTGATGTCTGAAAGTGAGCTGTAG
- the smad3a gene encoding mothers against decapentaplegic homolog 3a produces MSILPFTPPIVKRLLGWKKGEQNGQEEKWCEKAVKSLVKKLKKTGQLDELERAITTQNINTKCITIPRSLDGRLQVSHRKGLPHVIYCRLWRWPDLQSHHELRAVELCEYAFHTKKDEVCVNPYHYQRVETPVLPPVLVPRHTEIPSEFPPLDDYSHSIPENTNFPAGIEPQSNYIPETPPPGYLSEDGETSDHQMTHSMDTGSPNLSPNPVSPTHSNLDLQPVTYCEPAFWCSISYYELNQRVGETFHASQPSLTVDGFTDPSNSERFCLGLLSNVNRNAAVELTRRHIGRGVRLYYIGGEVFAECLSDSAIFVQSPNCNQRYGWHPATVCKIPPGCNLKIFNNQEFAALLAQSVNQGFEAVYQLTRMCTIRMSFVKGWGAEYRRQTVTSTPCWIELHLNGPLQWLDKVLTQMGSPSIRCSSVS; encoded by the exons ATGTCAATATTGCCCTTCACTCCCCCCATCGTCAAGCGACTTCTCGGCTGGAAGAAAGGCGAGCAGAACGGCCAGGAGGAGAAATGGTGCGAGAAGGCGGTGAAAAGTCTCgtgaagaagctgaagaagacGGGCCAGCTAGACGAGTTGGAGAGAGCCATCACCACCCAGAACATCAACACCAAATGCATCACCATACCGAG GTCCTTGGATGGCCGCCTGCAGGTTTCCCACAGGAAAGGGCTGCCTCACGTTATTTATTGTCGTCTATGGCGCTGGCCCGACTTGCAGTCCCACCACGAGCTGCGGGCGGTGGAGCTCTGCGAGTACGCCTTCCATACGAAGAAGGATGAGGTGTGCGTTAACCCGTATCACTATCAGAGGGTCGAAACACCAG TGCTCCCCCCAGTGTTGGTGCCCAGACACACAGAAATCCCAAGTGAATTTCCCCCCTTGGATGACTACAGCCATTCAATCCCAGAAAACACAAACTTCCCTGCAGGAATTGAGCCACAGAGTAACTACATACCAG AAACGCCACCGCCTGGATACCTCAGTGAGGATGGGGAGACCAGCGATCACCAGATGACCCACAGCATGGACACAGGCTCGCCCAACTTGTCACCCAACCCGGTGTCGCCCACTCACAGCAACTTAG ATCTCCAGCCAGTGACCTACTGTGAGCCCGCCTTCTGGTGCTCCATCTCCTACTACGAGCTGAACCAGCGGGTGGGAGAGACCTTCCATGCCTCGCAGCCATCGTTGACGGTGGACGGTTTCACAGACCCGTCCAACTCGGAGCGTTTCTGCCTGGGCCTGCTGTCCAACGTCAACCGCAACGCAGCTGTGGAGTTAACACGCAGGCACATCG gCCGGGGTGTGCGACTATATTACATCGGAGGAGAAGTATTTGCTGAGTGTCTCAGTGACAGCGCCATCTTTGTCCAGAGCCCCAACTGTAACCAGCGCTACGGCTGGCACCCGGCCACTGTCTGCAAGATCCCCCCAG GCTGTAACCTGAAGATCTTCAACAACCAGGAGTTTGCAGCCCTTCTGGCCCAGTCGGTCAATCAGGGCTTCGAGGCAGTTTACCAGCTCACCAGGATGTGTACCATACGCATGAGCTTCGTGAAAGGCTGGGGCGCTGAATACAG GCGGCAGACGGTGACCAGCACCCCCTGCTGGATTGAGCTGCACCTAAACGGTCCCCTGCAGTGGCTGGACAAGGTGCTCACACAAATGGGCTCCCCGAGTATCCGCTGCTCCAGCGTCTCTTAG
- the LOC128759389 gene encoding homeodomain-interacting protein kinase 4-like isoform X2 — MMGCMGEGSFGYVVQCKNLKTKEIVAVKISKDTSSPDDVKESGELITLQKLRRLDPDRACLIKYHDYHHVCGRVVIVFEKLDITIYDYMKKRGWAPMPICDLKNIMKDIATACKALKEVGVIHTDMKLDNVMLVDQRKRPLRTKLIDFGESVKTKQVCTGTIVQALPYRAPEVILGLRYTEAIDIWSLGMITAHLFIGFALCPGTNEYETMRCIIKLLGKPPKKMLDEGIYTRLYFYKCPGVNTSKKIWTFKTPEQYEKENRVKPKDRRKRILSSLDEIKSLPLHNKRSHSSEEISACVELMKKMLQIDPKNRISVYAVLLHPFLTDDLSLMSESEL; from the exons ATGATGGGCTGCATGGGGGAAGGCAGCTTTGGGTATGTTGTGCAATGTAAGAACCTTAAAACCAAAGAGATAGTAGCTGTGAAGATTTCAAAAGACACATCAAGTCCAGATGATGTGAAGGAGAGTGGAGAG TTGATCACGCTGCAAAAGCTGCGTCGGTTGGATCCTGACAGAGCTTGCCTCATCAAATACCACGACTACCACCACGTTTGTGGACGTGTGGTCATCGTCTTTGAGAAGCTGGACATCACCATCTATGACTACATGAAGAAGAGGGGCTGGGCTCCAATGCCCATTTGTGATTTAAAGAATATCATGAAAGAT ATTGCCACGGCATGTAAGGCGCTGAAGGAAGTTGGCGTGATTCACACAGACATGAAGCTGGACAATGTGATGCTGGTGGACCAGAGGAAAAGACCACTGAGGACGAAGCTGATCGACTTTGGAGaatcagtgaaaacaaaacaagtctgTACTGGGACCATCGTCCAGGCTTTGCCTTACAG GGCTCCAGAAGTTATTTTGGGCCTCAGATATACTGAGGCGATTGACATTTGGTCTCTGGGCATGATCACCGCTCATCTGTTTATAGGATTTGCTCTCTGTCCGGGGACAAATGAATATGAAACC ATGCGTTGCATAATTAAACTTTTGGGGAAACCTCCCAAAAAAATGTTGGATGAAGGGATCTACACCAGGCTGTACTTCTACAAATGCCCTGGAGTAAACACTTCCAAGAAAATCTGGACTTTCAAG ACACCAGAGCAGTACGAGAAGGAAAACCGCGTGAAACCCAAAGACAGACGGAAGCGCATTTTGTCATCGTTGGATGAGATCAagtct TTGCCTTTGCACAATAAAAGGAGCCATAGCTCTGAGGAGATCAGCGCTTGCGTGGAGCTGATGAAAAAAATGCTTCAGATCGATCCCAAGAACAGAATTTCAGTGTATGCcgtcctccttcatccattTTTAACAGATGACCTAAGCTTGATGTCTGAAAGTGAGCTGTAG
- the LOC128759389 gene encoding homeodomain-interacting protein kinase 1-like isoform X3 has translation MSIPDRILTPVLEELPDYKMMGCMGEGSFGYVVQCKNLKTKEIVAVKISKDTSSPDDVKESGELITLQKLRRLDPDRACLIKYHDYHHVCGRVVIVFEKLDITIYDYMKKRGWAPMPICDLKNIMKDIATACKALKEVGVIHTDMKLDNVMLVDQRKRPLRTKLIDFGESVKTKQVCTGTIVQALPYRAPEVILGLRYTEAIDIWSLGMITAHLFIGFALCPGTNEYETMRCIIKLLGKPPKKMLDEGIYTRLYFYKCPGVNTSKKIWTFKTPEQYEKENRVKPKDRRKRILSSLDEIKS, from the exons atgtCAATTCCAGACAGGATTCTGACCCCAGTGCTTGAAGAACTGCCAGACTACAAAATGATGGGCTGCATGGGGGAAGGCAGCTTTGGGTATGTTGTGCAATGTAAGAACCTTAAAACCAAAGAGATAGTAGCTGTGAAGATTTCAAAAGACACATCAAGTCCAGATGATGTGAAGGAGAGTGGAGAG TTGATCACGCTGCAAAAGCTGCGTCGGTTGGATCCTGACAGAGCTTGCCTCATCAAATACCACGACTACCACCACGTTTGTGGACGTGTGGTCATCGTCTTTGAGAAGCTGGACATCACCATCTATGACTACATGAAGAAGAGGGGCTGGGCTCCAATGCCCATTTGTGATTTAAAGAATATCATGAAAGAT ATTGCCACGGCATGTAAGGCGCTGAAGGAAGTTGGCGTGATTCACACAGACATGAAGCTGGACAATGTGATGCTGGTGGACCAGAGGAAAAGACCACTGAGGACGAAGCTGATCGACTTTGGAGaatcagtgaaaacaaaacaagtctgTACTGGGACCATCGTCCAGGCTTTGCCTTACAG GGCTCCAGAAGTTATTTTGGGCCTCAGATATACTGAGGCGATTGACATTTGGTCTCTGGGCATGATCACCGCTCATCTGTTTATAGGATTTGCTCTCTGTCCGGGGACAAATGAATATGAAACC ATGCGTTGCATAATTAAACTTTTGGGGAAACCTCCCAAAAAAATGTTGGATGAAGGGATCTACACCAGGCTGTACTTCTACAAATGCCCTGGAGTAAACACTTCCAAGAAAATCTGGACTTTCAAG ACACCAGAGCAGTACGAGAAGGAAAACCGCGTGAAACCCAAAGACAGACGGAAGCGCATTTTGTCATCGTTGGATGAGATCAagtct TGA
- the LOC128759171 gene encoding homeodomain-interacting protein kinase 1-like isoform X3 encodes MLMVLEGRRDTRPNNADDLKATLDTLMMSTPEGILKPVLAAMKSYSMLGFMGQGSFGYVVKCKKVEDAEEVALKISKVMGYEMSETNEISMLQKLRQLDSDAACIIRCYEFFRVCGHVVIVLEKLDITISDYMDKRDWSPVSVESLKIIMKDIASACKALRDVGLIHSDINPDNVMLVDQIQRPFRVKLIDFGEAQKSSDVRRGCMVQTLPYRAPEVILGLQYNEAIDIWSLAMMITNLSIGSTLCPGRNNYETLRCIMELLGKPPKKMLDDGIYTMYFFSRCPKPSDPKNTWTFKCPHKYEKQLGIKTQDRRRRFFSSLDEIKQVFCQCTM; translated from the exons ATGCTTATGGTACtggaggggaggagagacacCAGGCCCAACAATGCAGATGACCTGAAGGCCACT CTTGACACTTTGATGATGTCCACTCCTGAGGGCATCTTAAAGCCAGTGTTGGCTGCAATGAAAAGCTACAGCATGCTGGGATTCATGGGCCAAGGATCCTTTGGATATGTGGTCAAATGCAAGAAGGTTGAAGATGCAGAGGAAGTGGCACTGAAGATctccaaagttatgggataTGAAATGAGTGAAACCAATGAG ATTTCCATGCTACAGAAGCTACGTCAGCTGGACTCTGACGCTGCCTGTATCATCCGCTGCTATGAATTTTTCCGTGTGTGCGGCCATGTGGTCATCGTGCTGGAGAAGCTGGACATCACCATTTCTGACTACATGGACAAGAGAGACTGGAGCCCCGTATCAGTTGAGAGTTTAAAAATCATCATGAAAGAC ATTGCTTCAGCGTGCAAAGCGCTGAGAGACGTCGGCCTGATTCACAGCGACATTAATCCTGACAATGTCATGCTGGTGGATCAGATTCAGCGACCGTTCAGGGTGAAGCTGATCGACTTCGGTGAGGCGCAGAAGTCTTCAGATGTCAGAAGAGGATGTATGGTCCAAACTTTGCCCTACAG GGCTCCAGAAGTTATTCTGGGCCTCCAGTATAATGAGGCCATTGACATCTGGTCTCTCGCCATGATGATCACCAACCTGAGCATAGGAAGTACTCTCTGTCCAGGAAGAAATAACTATGAAACC TTGCGCTGCATCATGGAGCTCCTGGGGAAGCCTCCAAAGAAAATGCTGGATGATGGGATTTACACAATGTATTTCTTCTCTAGATGTCCCAAACCCAGTGATCCAAAGAACACCTGGACATTTAAA tgtCCACATAAATATGAAAAGCAGTTGGGgataaaaacacaagacagacGGAGACGCTTCTTCTCCTCACTGGATGAGATCAAACAAGTATT